In the genome of Palaemon carinicauda isolate YSFRI2023 chromosome 15, ASM3689809v2, whole genome shotgun sequence, one region contains:
- the LOC137654043 gene encoding uncharacterized protein produces the protein MTNNIPMSARLKPKTTVGSKFSCPLDYESACDVIFNKLKIREKDIQGLQNIPNNRVAVKFIEDKVFGDYMKVRRQSDSFHNAGKDSDKGQIQDEEGTPDVQQSTDELCEAVGDQLVTITLSKNVDDVAVHQHTVEIDDRSRDLKGHVPSNSDNLTDTDSDSDIFSIKSAPEGASQVTEINEDEGLPSQDEPRIPYTIGSLIPVEDDINEEPGNLKKINIAVSVHRDGESVDGTTEECDMDVEVNKISDIEDELKNGDKGSDVMPKGQWNIDLDTVGKLKVIRGKSIKEKR, from the exons ATGACTAACAACATTCCTATGTCTGCAagacttaaaccaaagactacagtCGGTTCAAAATTTTCATGTCCCCTTGATTATGAGTCGGCATGTGATGTCATATTCAATAagttgaaaataagagaaaaggacATACAAGGGTTAcagaacataccaaataacagagtggctgtgaaatttattgaggatAAGGTTTTTGGTGACTATATGAAagtacgaagacaaagtgattcatttcA caatgccGGCAAGGATTCTGACAAGGGCCAGATACAGGATGAAGAGggtactcctgatgttcaacaGTCAACAG ACGAAttatgcgaagcagtaggagaTCAACTAGTGACAATTACCTtatccaagaatgttgatgatgttgctgttcatcaacacACAGTCGAAATAGATGATCGATCACGTGACTTGAAGGGTCATGTTCCAAGTAATAGTGATAATTTAACTGATACCGATAGTGACAGTGacattttttcaataaaaagtgcacccgaaggagcttctcaagttacgGAAATAAATGAGGATGAGGGGCTTCCCtcacaagatgaacctcgtattccttatACTATCGGAAGTCTCATTCCCGTTGAGGATGATATAAATGAGGAACCGGGAaatcttaaaaaaatcaatatagcggtttcagtgcatagggatgGTGAATCAGTGGATGGTACTACTGAAGAATGTGACATGGATGTAGAGGTAAATAAAATCAGTGATATTGAAGACGAATTAAAAAATGGTGATAAAGGTtcagacgtgatgccaaaaggccagtggaatatagatttagatactgtaggtaaattaaaggtaattagaggaaaatccattaaagaaaagagg